The nucleotide sequence CGACTTATCGAAAACGGAAAACCCAAAAAGGTTGCCATTGCCGCTGTGATGCGCAAACTACTTGTCCGACTGAATGCCCTGATGCGAAATCATCTCTTGCTATCTACAAAAAGTACTTGACTTTTAAGACAGTCGCTACATAAAGAAAAAGATTTCAAGATCATAATTTCAAAGGATTTTCTTTATCCTCAGCCCAATTGGCTGGGTTTGATTTGATGTATTTCCT is from Candidatus Aminicenantes bacterium and encodes:
- a CDS encoding IS110 family transposase gives rise to the protein RLIENGKPKKVAIAAVMRKLLVRLNALMRNHLLLSTKST